CATTTGTAGGGTTTTCCTCCCATGTGGATCCTTCCATGGACAAAAAGCTGGGAGCTTTGACGAAAGCTTTTCCCACATTCTGGGCACTgatagggcttctctcctgtgtgtgtcCTCTCATGGATGAGAAGATCATATCGGCGACTAAAACTGTTGCCACAATGGGAACATTTGTGGGGCTTCTCTCCAGTATGGATTCTCTTGTGAGTGATAAGATGTGAACCTTGActgaagcattttccacactcagggcatttatatggtttttcccctgtgtggcTTCTTTTATGGGTGGTAAGGAGAGATTTATCGGCAAAGCTTTTGTCACAGTCGGAGCACTTGTagagtttctctcctgtgtgggtcaGGCGATGCCTCATCAGGTGGCCTCGCTTGATAAAAGACTTTCCACAGTCACCACAAGTGAACGGTCTCTCCCCTGTATGAATTCTTTCATGATCAGAAAGGATGGTGCTGGTGCTGAAGGTTTTCCCACACCTTAAGCATTTATACGGCTTCTGCCCTGTGTGGCTTTGCTCATGCCTCACAAGGAGCGCTTTATAACCGAAACCTTTTCCACAATCTGAACACcgatatggcttctctcctgtatgtaTGGTCAGGTGGTTAGTAAGAACTGAAAGCCGCTCAAAGGCTTTCCCACACACAGTGCACacatgtgttttctttctttttcgaGGTGGCCTTCTCTTTGGAAGTACAAACTTTCCCCCACAGTCCGAACCTTCTGTTTCTCTTGCACAGGAGGCTGCTCCAACAAAACTGTGGTCATAACCAGCCGAGTCTGCTAGCACAGGATGCAACTCCACCGGACTTTCTTGTCCCTGCTGATTTTGAAATGTTTCTCCTGTGACTGTTTCCTGCAAATTAATTTCTTTTGCTCCACCATCCTGAGACATCCCACTGAGTTCTGTTTGCTCTGGTCGTCCATCTAGCTGAAGGTGCGCTTGCTTGTTTTTGGTCACTTGCCAGGCACCTgttggaagaaagaaaattgggATTTTGGTTAATCttaaaagaaacattatttaATGTTATAACTTAAATTAGGAAGTCAAAAATATATTCCACTGAtagaatatgagagagagagagagagagagaggtgcacAG
This window of the Sceloporus undulatus isolate JIND9_A2432 ecotype Alabama unplaced genomic scaffold, SceUnd_v1.1 scaffold_2219, whole genome shotgun sequence genome carries:
- the LOC121917963 gene encoding gastrula zinc finger protein XlCGF57.1-like, whose amino-acid sequence is AWQVTKNKQAHLQLDGRPEQTELSGMSQDGGAKEINLQETVTGETFQNQQGQESPVELHPVLADSAGYDHSFVGAASCARETEGSDCGGKFVLPKRRPPRKRKKTHVCTVCGKAFERLSVLTNHLTIHTGEKPYRCSDCGKGFGYKALLVRHEQSHTGQKPYKCLRCGKTFSTSTILSDHERIHTGERPFTCGDCGKSFIKRGHLMRHRLTHTGEKLYKCSDCDKSFADKSLLTTHKRSHTGEKPYKCPECGKCFSQGSHLITHKRIHTGEKPHKCSHCGNSFSRRYDLLIHERTHTGEKPYQCPECGKSFRQSSQLFVHGRIHMGGKPYKCSECGKSFRWESSIKMHMKNHAGDRPYACSECGKTYGKSSHLIRHKETHSGEKPFKCPQCGKSFAQSSMLYLHERTHTGEKPFQCSECGKRFRWETSYQTHIKNHARKKAYGCPECDKSYDKESELIRHQRTHTGEKPFKCRECGLGFECISAVTVHRRTHRNERPFKCTDCGRSYGKEPELLKHRTTHTAEKPHKCSVCGKSFDSSSALKVHNRMHTGEKPFKCTSCGKHFSQSSNLKTHMKIHTGENI